In one window of Micromonospora cathayae DNA:
- a CDS encoding SapB/AmfS family lanthipeptide translates to MALLDLQGLEMAPADRTGGTSGASLLLCGDSSLSLTTCN, encoded by the coding sequence ATGGCGCTCCTCGACCTCCAGGGCCTCGAGATGGCTCCGGCCGACCGTACCGGCGGCACGAGCGGGGCGAGCCTGCTGCTCTGCGGCGACAGCTCGCTCTCCCTCACCACCTGCAACTGA